TTGCCGCAGCAACCCCTCGGGATGCCGATCGTCGACGACGAGCGTTACCGGCCCGGGCCAGCAGCGCCGCGCCAGGCGCTTGCCGAGCGGATCCATCAGCGGCACGAAGTCGAGCGCTTCGTCGACGCTTTTCACCGCTAATGTGAGTGGTGTTTTATCGTCGTAGCCCGACATGGCACGCAACTGCCCGACGGCCTTTTCGTGCAGGGCACCGGCCGCGAGCACGTAGACCGATTCGGTGGGGAAGGCGACGATGCGCCCTTCGGCCAGAGCCTGCACCGTGATATGCACGATGTCGCGCGTATCTTCCGTGTTTCGCAGGTCGATGACGCGAGGTGGCATTGGCTTCCGGCCCGGCCAGGGTTTCGAGATTCGAGGCGTCTTCCTCCTCGGCCGAGACTACGATCGCATTCTTGCGATTGCCTTGCCGAACATAACCCTCAAGAGAATAGACACTTAAGCAGTATACGGATGCTCACGCCGGATGGTCAAGGAGCGGCAAACACGCCCCTGCGAGGGATTGCCTGAGGCCGGCGCTCGTCGCCGCGCCGCCGCTTGGCGAACGGATCGGCATGCGATAAAACCGCAAGTCTTCCCCCATTTCATTCGTGCTCGGTGCTGCCTCGCGCGCCGCGCTCCCCAAGACATTCAGGAACGAACCACAGCATGACACTCACCGGAAAAACAGCTCTCGTCACCGGCGGCGGCACGGGCATCGGCCTCGGTATTGCGCAGGCCCTCGCCGGCGAAGGGTGCCGTGTCATCGTCTCCGGGCGTCGCGAAGAAACGCTTAAGCAGGCCGCCGCGACGATGCAGGGGGCGAGCTACCGCACGGTCGATGTCGGCGACTGGCCGAGCGTCGAAGCGATGTTCGCAAGCGTACACAAGGAGTTCGGCCCGCTCGATATTCTCGTCAACAGCGCGGGCACGAACACGGCACGGCGAACCCTCGGCGAGCTCTCGCTCGAAGATTGGGACGCCATGATGAAGATCAATTGCTACGGTTCGTTCTACTGCCTGCGCGCCGCCGTACCGGAGATGATCAAACGCAAAGACGGTCTGATCGTGAACATCAACAGCGTCTCGGGCATTCGCGCCGGCTTGCTCGGCGGCATCGGCTACAACGCCTCGAAGTTCGCCGTCACGGGACTCGGCATCACCGCGGCCCAAGAAGTGGCCGAGCACGGCATCCGGGTGACGAACGTGTATCCGGGCGAAGTCGATACGCCGATCCTGGAGAAACGCCCGAAGCCGGTCACGGCCGAACATCGGGCACGCATCCTGAAACCGGAAGACGTCGGCGCCGCAGTGCTGATGATCTGCAAACTCCCGCCACGAGCCCACATCCCGGAACTGACGATCAAGCCGATCGGGCAGATGTACATTTAGGAGCAGGGGTCGGGGGTCGGAGGTCAGGGGTCGGAAAAGACAAGAGTCAGTCTCTTACCTGACCACCGACCACTTCCCGGCTACGCGATCACTTCGCGCAGCACTTTCCCGAACACATCGGTGAGACGGAAATCGCGCCCTCCGAAGCGGTATGTCAGCTTCGTGTGATCGACTCCTAATAGGTGCAGCATCGTGGCGTGGAGGTCGTGGATCTCGACTTTATTTTCCACTGCGAAGTAGCCCCAATCGTCGGTGCGGCCGTAGGTCGTGCCCCCTTTTATGCCGCCGCCGGCGAGCCACATCGAGAAGCCGTACGGGTTGTGATCGCGACCGTCGGAGCCTTGCGCCATCGGCGTTCGGCCGAATTCGCCTCCCCAGATGACGAGCGTTTTTTCCAAGAGCCCGCGAGCCTTGAGATCTTTGAGCAGTCCGGCGGTCGGCTGATCGACGGCGCGGCAATTCTTTTCATGTCCGTCTTTGAGCCCGCCGTGCTGATCCCAGCGATCGGTTCCGACGCCGGGGCAGGTGACTTCGATGAATCGAACGCCCCGCTCGACGAGCCGGCGCGCGGCCAGGCACATCTCGCCGAAGGTCCGGGTCGGCGCGTAGTCCGATTCGAGTCCGTAGAGCTTCTTCGTCTCTTGCGATTCCTTCGAGAGGTCCATCAAGTCCGGGACGGCGGCTTGCATTCGATATGCAAGCTCGTAATTGGCGACGGCCGATTCGAGCGCGTCGTCGGTTCCTCGGGCCGCCATCGAAGCGCCGTCGAGCTGTTTGAGCAAGCGGAGCTTGTTCTGCTGTAGCGCCGCGGAAGCTTCGCCGCGTGCGACGTCGGCGACCGGCATCTTGCCGGCTTTGAAGACGGAGCCTTGAAACGAAGCCGGCAAGAAGCCCGAGCCGAACGTGTCGAGCCCGCCGGGAGGAATCAGGCCGCCGTTGAGCACGATGAAGCCCGGCAATTCGCGGCATTCGGTGCCGAGGCCGTAAGTCGTCCAAGCACCCATGCTCGGTCTGCCTTGCATGCCTGAACCGGAGTGCAGGAAGTAGTTGGCGAACGTATGCTCGGAGAAGTTCGAGGTCATCGAACGGATCACGCACAGGTCGTCGGCGCAGGTCGCCGTGTGCGGCAGCAAGTCGCTCACCGGGAGCCCGCTCTCGCCGTAGTTGCGAAACTTCCACGGCGATTTCAAGACCTTGCCGACGTTGTTGAACTGCGTCGGCGGCGTCTTCATCTTGATCGGATTGCCGTGCTCTTTATCCAACAGCGGCTTCGGATCGAACGTGTCGACCTGCGACGGCCCGCCGTCCATGTAAAGAAAAATGACGCTCGTCGCCTTGGCTTCATGCTTCGCGGCGGCCGGGAGCGCGCCGCCGCTATTGCCGTTGCTCTTGCCGTTCGCTGCCGGCGCAGCACCATAAGCCGTATCGTTCAACAAAGCCGCGAGCGCTGCGCCGCCGAAACCGTTGGCGGCGCGGCTGAGAACTTCGCGCCGCGAGAGTGTGCGGACGCCGTGATTCGCGGGCGGATGCATCGTCATCGAACATTCCTTAGCTATCGCAGTTATCAAGCTTCCTACGACTACTTCTTAACGGATGTAAATAAACTCTTTCACGTTGAACAGCACATGACATAGATCGGCCCAAGCGCGGACATCGTCGGACGATTTCACGTTGTAGAGTTCCCGTTGGTTCATCAGGAACTCGAACGCGGCGAGCGATTCTTCTCCCGTCGGCTTGCGTGCGAACGCCGTTTGATAAAGCTGTTCGATACGCGCCGCCTCGTCTTTCGTGCCGGTCTCTTTGCTGCGCTCGGCCCAATGCACGGCTTGCTGCCTGACGAATTCGCCGTTCATCAGCGCGAGCGCCTGAGCCGGCACGTTCGAGTTGGCCCGCCGGCCGACGCTCGTAAACGGCGTCGGGTAGTCGAACGCTTGAAACATCGGATTCAAGAAGTTTCTCCGGACGCGCAGGTACACGCTGCGCCGCCCGGCACCATCGAGCGGGCCCGACGACGGCCGGCCGCGACCTTCCATAAACGGCGTGAGAAACAGCTCGACGCTCGGGCCGAACTGCTTCTCATCGAGCTTGCCGGAGACCGCTAAGATCGAGTCGCGAATCGCTTCGGCTTCGAGTCGTTTGACGAGTGCCCGATGCCACAGATTGTTCTCGGGATCGACCGTCGCGAGCTTCGCCGCGGTCGAATCGTGCGGGCTCGAAGCCATTCGATACGTCGTCGAAAGGGCCATCGCGCGGAGCAGCTTCTTCGTCGACCAACCTT
This window of the Planctomycetia bacterium genome carries:
- a CDS encoding SDR family oxidoreductase, with the protein product MTLTGKTALVTGGGTGIGLGIAQALAGEGCRVIVSGRREETLKQAAATMQGASYRTVDVGDWPSVEAMFASVHKEFGPLDILVNSAGTNTARRTLGELSLEDWDAMMKINCYGSFYCLRAAVPEMIKRKDGLIVNINSVSGIRAGLLGGIGYNASKFAVTGLGITAAQEVAEHGIRVTNVYPGEVDTPILEKRPKPVTAEHRARILKPEDVGAAVLMICKLPPRAHIPELTIKPIGQMYI
- a CDS encoding DUF1501 domain-containing protein; protein product: MHPPANHGVRTLSRREVLSRAANGFGGAALAALLNDTAYGAAPAANGKSNGNSGGALPAAAKHEAKATSVIFLYMDGGPSQVDTFDPKPLLDKEHGNPIKMKTPPTQFNNVGKVLKSPWKFRNYGESGLPVSDLLPHTATCADDLCVIRSMTSNFSEHTFANYFLHSGSGMQGRPSMGAWTTYGLGTECRELPGFIVLNGGLIPPGGLDTFGSGFLPASFQGSVFKAGKMPVADVARGEASAALQQNKLRLLKQLDGASMAARGTDDALESAVANYELAYRMQAAVPDLMDLSKESQETKKLYGLESDYAPTRTFGEMCLAARRLVERGVRFIEVTCPGVGTDRWDQHGGLKDGHEKNCRAVDQPTAGLLKDLKARGLLEKTLVIWGGEFGRTPMAQGSDGRDHNPYGFSMWLAGGGIKGGTTYGRTDDWGYFAVENKVEIHDLHATMLHLLGVDHTKLTYRFGGRDFRLTDVFGKVLREVIA